One Polaribacter reichenbachii genomic window, TTAGGGTTAATAACTCCTATTGTATTAAATTATATACTATAATATATAAAATATAAGTCCGAATTTAAGTATTCCGGAATTTACATCTTCTCCATTAAAAGTTGCATTTTCAAAAATGGGTGATAAACTGTAAAAAACATTAATATTAAATTCGTCAAAACCTGCTGAGAGTGTTAATCCATATTGGAATTGATTATAAGAATTAACATTATTATAGTTAAAAACAGTTGAATTCTCTTCAAATTCAAATTTATTAGAAAGGTTATATAGAAGTTTTACACCACCATAAACCCTCCAAAAACTGTATTTATTCGCTGTTGATGTTCTCCACCTTAACTCTAAAGGAACCTCTAAATTATGAGATTTAAATAAATTGGAGGTTAATGAACTTGCATCACCAAAACTTGTAACATTATTAAATTCTTCTACCTTTAAATTATGATTAAAAAAATCAAAACCATAACCAACACCTAGTGCGAAAGAAACATTACCCTTCTTATTTAAAGTAATATCTTTAATAAAACCAATAGAAAAAGCATAAGAAAAACCACTTCTACTAATGGTTTCTGGTTGATTAAATAACTGAGCATAAGATATAGAAGTGTAAAGTTGATCTTCGGCATAACGATCTCCCAATTGTAAAGAATCTTTTTGAGCAAAAAGATTCGCACTAAAAAACAGTATAAAAATTAAGTAAATAGCGTTTTTCATTATAAAGAATAAGAGTATAAATATACGATAATATAAAATTATTAAAGTAAAATAAAAAAGGGTTAATTCAATTGAATTAACCCTTTTTTTTATAATATATTGTACTACTTAATTAGCAGGTGCTGTAGAAGAATAGTTAATTTTAAGAGCATTTACATCTCTTAATTTTAATCTAATATCTATAATTGTACCTACATTAGATTCTTTATCCGCTTTTATTGAAGTTGTCATAAAAGGATGCATAGCTTCTGCTAATTTATCTCTTTTACTAAAAATAAAAGCAGGTACTTGCTCTGCAGTAGAAATTTTATCATTTAACTGAATCTTGTTATAACCAACACCATCTCTATTAGGATCTTTAGATTTACCAACATAGATAGTACTTACCAAACTTTTATCTTCTAACTTTTTAATTTCAGTAGCACTTGGTAATCTTGGATTTTCAATTACTAGATTCGTTTCTCTCATAGTAGTAGTTACCATGAAAAAGAATAATAACATAAAAACGATATCTGGTAATGCTGCTGTATTTACAGCAGGAATCCCTTTCTTCTTTTTTCTAAATTTAGACATAGTTTTGTTTTAAATTTAAATTAATTATGAGGTTGGCTCAGCATCAGAAATAATTTGAGGATAAGCAGTTTTAATTGCTTCTACCTTTTTTCTTAATGCATCAACTTGATTCAAACCTTCTGAACTCTTTTTAGCATCTTTAAAAGATTCTTCTAATTCGTCGAAAGTAATTCCATAACGTTGTTTAGATAATCTATTTCTTAATTCGCTATAAGCTCTTAATAACTCATTTTGAACCTCAATATAAGTTCCATAACCTGTACCTCTATCACTTTGAACAGAAATAATGGCTTTGTTAGGATGATCTGAAGAAGAATCGCTTCTTTCACCTTGGCAATAGTCACATGCTTTACCAGGAGAACCATCTTCACCAGGTTTTCCAATTCCTCCACCATTGTCAATAAACTTAACAGCGGCGTCTTTAATATCTTTAATTTCCATACGTTCTCCTTCTACAAGAAGTTCGTTATTTCTATTAATATTTACCTCAAAGATATTTTTCTCTTTAATTACTGGCGGAACATAATCTGCTGGTGGTTTTTCTGATAACTTCTTAGAGACACCTGAATCTACGTTCATTGTTGTGGTTACTAAGAAGAAAATTAACAACAGAAACGCAATGTCTGCCATAGAACCTGCATTAATTTCTGGATTTTCTCTTCTTGCCATAAATTATGATTTAACTAATCCTTTTAATAAATCCCAAATAAAGAATCCACCTGCGATTACACCTAATATAACACTATACCAAATTCCAGTACCTACCCAATGATTGGTAGAAGAACCTTCTTCACCACCAGGTAAAACACCTATTCCATTTGCATCATAAACTGCGTTGCTATCTGATAAGAAATATGCAATAACTAAAAGAACAGCTAATACAGCTAAACCACCTAAGGTTTTCTTTAAGTTCTCTGGATTTCTTACTAAACTAACCAAAGAAAGAACTACTGTAATTATTACACCTGCTAAAAACAACCAGGTAGAATAATAGATAAGTGGACTAACAACGCTGTTAGCAACATCTACATTTGTTTCAATAACTTCAGCATCTTCCATAAATATTCTTATGAAAAGGATACCTCCAATTATAGCAATTGCAGCAATGAAAATACTTAAAATTTTATTACTTTTCATATTGAATATTATTTTTTATACTTTACTAATAAATCTACCAAAGAGATAGAAGCGTCTTCCATATTATTTACAATACTATCGATTTTTGCAACGATGTAATTATAAAAAATTTGAAGAATAATAGCCACAATTAAACCAAATACTGTTGTTAATAAGGCTACTTTAATACCACCTGCAACTACTGCTGGAGAAATATCATTTGCTACAGCAATATCGTTAAATGCTCCAATCATACCAATTACAGTACCCATGAAACCTAACATTGGTGCTAATGCTATAAATAAAGAAATCCAAGAAACGTTTTTCTCTAATTGCCCCATTTGAACTCCACCGTAAGAAACAACAGCTTTTTCTGCTTCTTCTACACCTTCATCAACTCTATCTAAACCTTGATAAAAAATAGATGCAACAGGTCCTTTTGTATTTCTACAAACTTCTTTTGCTGCTTCTACACCACCTGAACTTAAGGCATCATCTACATTTGCTAATAATTTTTTAGTATTAGTTGTAGCCATATTTAAATAAATAATTCTTTCAATGGCAATAGCTAATCCTAAAATTAAAGCTACTAATACAATTCCCATAAATCCTGGTCCACCATCAATAAAGTTTTGCTTTAATATTTGGTGAAACGTTTGTGATTCTGTTGCTGCTTCTTGAGCAAAAGAGGATTGTACAGCTCCAAAAAACATAAATCCTGTTACAGATAAGACATTTACTACTTTTTT contains:
- a CDS encoding porin family protein, with the translated sequence MKNAIYLIFILFFSANLFAQKDSLQLGDRYAEDQLYTSISYAQLFNQPETISRSGFSYAFSIGFIKDITLNKKGNVSFALGVGYGFDFFNHNLKVEEFNNVTSFGDASSLTSNLFKSHNLEVPLELRWRTSTANKYSFWRVYGGVKLLYNLSNKFEFEENSTVFNYNNVNSYNQFQYGLTLSAGFDEFNINVFYSLSPIFENATFNGEDVNSGILKFGLIFYIL
- a CDS encoding ExbD/TolR family protein; translated protein: MSKFRKKKKGIPAVNTAALPDIVFMLLFFFMVTTTMRETNLVIENPRLPSATEIKKLEDKSLVSTIYVGKSKDPNRDGVGYNKIQLNDKISTAEQVPAFIFSKRDKLAEAMHPFMTTSIKADKESNVGTIIDIRLKLRDVNALKINYSSTAPAN
- a CDS encoding ExbD/TolR family protein, which produces MARRENPEINAGSMADIAFLLLIFFLVTTTMNVDSGVSKKLSEKPPADYVPPVIKEKNIFEVNINRNNELLVEGERMEIKDIKDAAVKFIDNGGGIGKPGEDGSPGKACDYCQGERSDSSSDHPNKAIISVQSDRGTGYGTYIEVQNELLRAYSELRNRLSKQRYGITFDELEESFKDAKKSSEGLNQVDALRKKVEAIKTAYPQIISDAEPTS
- a CDS encoding MotA/TolQ/ExbB proton channel family protein, whose translation is MKKVVNVLSVTGFMFFGAVQSSFAQEAATESQTFHQILKQNFIDGGPGFMGIVLVALILGLAIAIERIIYLNMATTNTKKLLANVDDALSSGGVEAAKEVCRNTKGPVASIFYQGLDRVDEGVEEAEKAVVSYGGVQMGQLEKNVSWISLFIALAPMLGFMGTVIGMIGAFNDIAVANDISPAVVAGGIKVALLTTVFGLIVAIILQIFYNYIVAKIDSIVNNMEDASISLVDLLVKYKK